A stretch of Prunus dulcis chromosome 6, ALMONDv2, whole genome shotgun sequence DNA encodes these proteins:
- the LOC117630488 gene encoding putative disease resistance protein RGA4, which produces MSEIVTFGAEGILTKVASLAQQEFNLLRGFKGELTSLRESLSKVQAMLQDAGKKRDRAEAVKMWVKDLEDIAHDADDVLDEYEYEVLRRKVEVQDQMKKKVLNFFSLHYNPIAFRHKMAHKIKKINSSLVNLKNEAASIDLVERTFQGGSSHDAGVDRETVSSFAQDEKYVVGREKVVLDIVTTLIDSSNTPKNSLSVMPIVGFAGLGKTTLAKSIYNHDEIGRQFTIKIWICVSIPFEVKSILNKILVHFKPEKAQEKEAALKNLQKHLKGKRYLLVLDDVWNEEPDKWNDLTSCLSSVKDTQGSSILVTTRSEKVAKIVQTLPMCNLGKLSDDQCWLILKNRAFLDDSAPLTKDQERIGRDIARKCAGLPLLAKVLGNMMRFENIDGWRVIQESTIWDLSDGDERIMSILKLSFDELKPTLKQCFAYCSMFVKDFNIEKDDLVQLWMAQGLLHLSSSQSNLEMEDVGNQYFNILLEKSFFQDISMDNYNVITHCKMHDLVHDLAELVSKSKSKDSNDVRHMAQPSTSELQGIPKGIVLRSMFFEGEVLGNILSRFKGLRVLKLQEADIDELPNSIGKLKHLRYLDISETMIKRLPQSVGKLYNLQTLRMRNLDLEEFPKKLQSLINLRHIYFDRYYGMRYPVGMGRLSNLRSLSYFIVGKEKGRGIEELGGLKHLKGKISICDLEHVRDKEEAKKAKLAEKTNIRELEFEWGKYRSSAINNDRDVLEGLKPHSELRILKICNFSSDQFPSWMMSGNLFSSLKKLSIDNAENLIEWTEAAIFPRLEELFLRNCIQLKSAPTHFPCLQKLTIHSMGSGMPIANISTQLTTLTHLTITTTKELASLPEGMLKNNKNLSYLEIQRCPDLTCIAADVFGCCASLESLSILWCPNLRTLPDGLHTLLSLKKLIIMDCQSLECIPVTQGVASLCKFPILKCLELCILPEGLECYTSLQMMQIWGCSKITSIPITHGLPSLRKLEIFCCDELSSLPSGLQHCTSLEHLSITYCSNLEAIPSLDSLTQLRQLHICNCDGLKDVPPSAFAASLTRLKELSIGGFWKELDSFPAFQVIPQLEILKLYGWPKLKSLPEQVQHLTSLISLSIQSFDGMEALPEWLRNLASLENLIIWSCKNLMYLPTLEAMKCLAKLQYIWINNCPLLEKRCNKDRGPEWPKILHIPNVRWAKPEHN; this is translated from the exons ATGTCAGAAATTGTTACTTTTGGAGCTGAGGGGATACTGACGAAGGTGGCTTCACTTGCCCAACAAGAATTCAATCTTCTGCGGGGATTCAAAGGAGAACTCACAAGTCTGCGTGAATCATTGTCCAAGGTTCAAGCCATGCTACAAGATGCCGGGAAAAAAAGGGATCGGGCCGAGGCGGTCAAAATGTGGGTGAAGGACCTTGAAGACATAGCTCATGATGCTGATGATGTGTTGGatgaatatgaatatgaagTTCTCCGGCGTAAGGTAGAAGTGCAAGACCAGATGAAGAAAAAGGTACTCAATTTCTTTTCACTCCACTACAATCCCATTGCATTCCGTCACAAAATGGCAcataaaatcaagaaaatcaaCTCATCTTTAGTCAATCTGAAGAATGAGGCAGCTAGTATTGATCTAGTTGAAAGAACATTCCAAGGTGGAAGCTCTCATGATGCAGGAGTTGACAGGGAAACCGTCTCCAGCTTTGCTCAAGATGAAAAGTACGTCGTTGGAAGGGAGAAGGTTGTGTTAGATATAGTAACAACCTTGATCGACTCAAGCAATACTCCAAAGAATTCTCTCTCGGTTATGCCCATTGTAGGATTTGCTGGCTTGGGAAAAACAACTTTGGCTAAATCTATATATAATCATGATGAGATAGGCAGACAATTCACTATAAAAATATGGATATGCGTATCTATTCCTTTCGAAGTCAAGTCGATTTTAAACAAGATCTTGGTACATTTTAAACCAGAAAAGGCTCAAGAGAAGGAAGCAGCACtcaaaaatcttcaaaaacaTCTGAAAGGAAAACGATATTTGCTTGTACTCGATGATGTTTGGAACGAAGAACCTGACAAATGGAATGATTTGACGAGTTGTTTGTCAAGTGTTAAAGATACCCAAGGAAGCAGCATTCTTGTCACTACCCGTAGTGAGAAGGTTGCAAAAATCGTGCAGACACTTCCTATGTGTAATTTGGGAAAACTATCAGACGATCAATGTTGGCTCATTTTAAAGAACAGAGCATTTCTGGATGACAGTGCTCCTTTGACTAAAGATCAAGAGAGAATTGGAAGGGACATCGCCAGAAAGTGTGCAGGCCTACCATTACTGGCAAAG GTTTTGGGAAATATGATGCGTTTTGAAAACATTGATGGATGGCGGGTTATTCAAGAAAGTACCATATGGGATTTATCAGATGGAGATGAAAGAATCATGTCGATTTTGAAGTTGAGTTTTGATGAATTAAAACCAACTTTGAAACAATGCTTTGCATATTGCTCAATGTTTGTCAAAGATTTCAATATTGAAAAGGATGACCTGGTACAACTTTGGATGGCTCAGGGATTGCTTCACCTTTCTTCTAGCCAAAGTAATCTAGAGATGGAGGATGTAGGAAatcaatattttaatattctaTTGGAGAAGTCCTTTTTTCAAGATATTTCAATGGATAACTATAATGTGATTACCCATTGCAAAATGCACGATCTTGTGCATGATCTTGCAGAACTTgtttcaaaatcaaagagCAAGGACTCCAATGATGTTCGACATATGGCCCAACCTTCAACCTCAGAACTACAGGGAATTCCAAAAGGAATTGTACTGCGCTCAATGTTTTTCGAAGGTGAAGTTCTTGGTAACATCTTATCGAGATTTAAAGGTTTGCGTGTCTTAAAATTACAGGAGGCTGATATTGATGAGTTGCCAAATTCAATTGGAAAGTTGAAACACTTGAGGTATTTAGATATTTCAGAAACAATGATCAAAAGGCTCCCCCAATCTGTTGGCAAGCTTTATAACCTACAGACATTAAGAATGCGCAATCTCGATCTTGAAGAGTTTCCAAAGAAACTGCAAAGTTTAATCAACTTGAgacatatttattttgatagGTATTATGGTATGAGATATCCTGTTGGCATGGGGCGGTTGAGTAATCTCCGatcattatcttattttattgtGGGTAAGGAGAAAGGCCGTGGAATAGAGGAGTTAGGTGGCTTAAAGCATTTGAAAGGCAAAATATCTATTTGTGATCTGGAGCATGTGAGAgataaagaagaagcaaagaaaGCAAAGTTAGCGGAGAAGACAAACATACGCGAACTAGAGTTTGAATGGGGGAAATACAGGTCAAGCGCCATAAACAACGACAGGGATGTCCTAGAAGGCCTTAAACCGCACTCTGAATTGAGAATTTTGAAGATTTGCAACTTTAGCAGTGATCAATTTCCATCGTGGATGATGAGTggaaatttgttttcttccttgaaaaaattaagtatTGATAATGCAGAGAACCTAATTGAATGGACGGAAGCTGCAATATTTCCTCGCCTTGAGGAGCTGTTCCTGAGGAATTGTATTCAATTGAAAAGTGCTCCTACTCATTTTCCATGTCTCCAAAAGTTAACAATACATTCCATGGGTAGCGGCATGCCGATAGCTAATATAAGCACTCAGCTCACCACTCTTACTCATCTCACAATAACGACGACGAAGGAACTTGCTTCTCTGCCGGAAGGCATGTTaaagaacaacaaaaatcTTTCATATTTGGAGATACAGAGGTGCCCAGATTTAACTTGTATTGCTGCGGATGTATTTGGTTGTTGTGCATCTCTCGAGTCATTGAGTATTTTATGGTGTCCTAATCTTAGGACTTTGCCTGATGGGCTACACACTCTGCTCTCCCTTAAGAAGTTGATTATAATGGATTGTCAAAGTCTGGAGTGCATCCCAGTTACACAGGGTGTCGCATCTCTCTGCAAATTTCCTATTCTCAAGTGTCTTGAGTTATGTATTCTACCTGAGGGGCTAGAATGCTACACCTCTCTTCAAATGATGCAAATATGGGGATGCTCCAAAATAACATCCATTCCAATCACACATGGCCTTCCATCCCTCCGTAAATTAGAGATTTTCTGTTGTGATGAATTATCAAGCCTACCGAGTGGGTTACAACATTGTACCTCTCTTGAGCACCTGTCTATCACCTATTGCTCGAATCTCGAAGCTATTCCAAGTTTAGACAGCCTCACACAACTCCGTCAGTTGCATATCTGTAACTGTGATGGATTAAAAGATGTACCCCCAAGTGCGTTTGCAGCATCCCTCACCCGCTTAAAGGAATTGTCAATTGGTGGGTTTTGGAAGGAGCTCGATTCATTTCCTGCTTTTCAGGTTATTCCACAActtgaaatattaaaattgtACGGTTGGCCGAAGCTCAAGTCTCTGCCTGAACAAGTTCAACACCTCACTTCTCTAATTTCTTTGTCAATACAATCCTTCGACGGCATGGAGGCTCTTCCAGAGTGGTTGAGAAATCTTGCATCTCTTGAGAACCTAATTATATGGTCCTGCAAGAATCTGATGTATCTACCTACACTTGAAGCTATGAAATGTCTCGCGAAATTACAGTACATATGGATTAATAATTGTCCTCTTCTGGAAAAGAGATGCAATAAAGACAGGGGCCCAGAATGGCCAAAGATTTTGCATATTCCAAATGTCCGCt GGGCTAAGCCCGAACAtaactaa